A genomic region of Tsukamurella pulmonis contains the following coding sequences:
- the pgsA gene encoding phosphatidylinositol phosphate synthase: MSAIFSREAVSKVTHPIAKVLIKTGLTPDAVTLFGTVCSVGAALWLFPQDQLFWGTMVIWFFVMFDMLDGAMARVRGGGTRFGAWLDATCDRVADGAIFAGLAWWAVFTEHNRLNLLVATLICLVTSQVISYAKARAEASGLKGDGGWIERPERLIIVLVGAGFTGLGVWWAIHVAMWLLAVTSIVTVFQRAMSVRRSPGATDLLPLPQAVAQHEEDQA; this comes from the coding sequence GTGTCGGCGATCTTCAGTCGCGAGGCGGTCTCCAAGGTCACCCATCCGATCGCGAAGGTGCTGATCAAGACCGGCCTGACCCCCGATGCGGTCACCCTGTTCGGCACGGTGTGCTCGGTGGGCGCCGCGCTGTGGCTGTTCCCGCAGGACCAGCTGTTCTGGGGAACCATGGTGATCTGGTTCTTCGTCATGTTCGACATGCTCGACGGTGCCATGGCCCGTGTGCGAGGCGGCGGCACCCGGTTCGGCGCGTGGCTCGACGCCACCTGTGATCGGGTCGCCGACGGTGCCATCTTCGCCGGCCTGGCGTGGTGGGCCGTGTTCACCGAGCACAACCGCCTCAACCTGCTCGTCGCCACGCTCATCTGCCTGGTCACTTCGCAGGTCATCAGCTACGCCAAGGCGCGCGCGGAGGCCTCGGGCCTCAAGGGCGACGGTGGCTGGATCGAGCGCCCGGAGCGTCTCATCATCGTGCTCGTCGGTGCCGGCTTCACCGGGCTCGGCGTGTGGTGGGCGATCCACGTGGCGATGTGGCTGCTCGCGGTCACGAGCATCGTGACGGTCTTCCAGCGCGCGATGAGCGTGCGCCGCTCGCCCGGCGCCACCGACCTGCTGCCGCTGCCGCAGGCCGTCGCCCAGCACGAGGAGGACCAGGCGTGA
- a CDS encoding phosphatidylinositol mannoside acyltransferase, which translates to MDPREELADLAYRTGWAVTKRMPESAAKFLIDGVGGRLGARGENTQLRKNLARVLGTTPDAVPQSLIEESSRSYARYWRESFRLPSMDLEELGRTLDRYVDAPSVHEAVAAGKGAVLALPHSGNWDMAGVWLAQHYGRFATVAERLKPESLFRQFVAYRESLGFEIFPTSGGEQPPMQALAQRLREGRPICLLGERDLARHGVPVTFFGERTRMPAGPAKLAIDTGAPLLPVHCWFEGDAWGFKAEAPIDVSGGIESATQKLADAFARNIAEHPADWHMLQPLWESDWSQARRERILGADAEPEVR; encoded by the coding sequence ATCGACCCGCGCGAAGAGCTCGCCGACCTCGCCTACCGCACCGGCTGGGCCGTCACCAAGCGCATGCCGGAGTCCGCTGCGAAGTTCCTCATCGACGGTGTCGGTGGCCGCCTCGGCGCCCGCGGCGAGAACACCCAGCTGCGCAAGAACCTCGCGCGGGTCCTCGGGACCACGCCGGACGCGGTGCCGCAGAGCCTGATCGAGGAGTCCTCGCGCTCGTACGCGCGGTACTGGCGCGAGTCCTTCCGGCTGCCGTCGATGGACCTGGAGGAACTGGGGCGCACGCTCGACCGGTACGTCGACGCCCCCAGCGTGCACGAGGCCGTCGCCGCGGGGAAGGGCGCCGTCCTCGCACTGCCGCACAGCGGCAACTGGGACATGGCGGGCGTGTGGCTCGCGCAGCATTACGGCCGTTTCGCGACGGTGGCCGAGCGGCTCAAGCCCGAGTCCCTGTTCCGGCAGTTCGTGGCGTACCGCGAGTCGCTCGGGTTCGAGATCTTCCCCACGTCCGGCGGCGAGCAGCCGCCGATGCAGGCGCTGGCGCAGCGGCTGCGCGAGGGCCGCCCGATCTGCCTGCTCGGCGAGCGCGACCTGGCGCGCCACGGCGTGCCGGTCACCTTCTTCGGCGAGCGCACCCGGATGCCTGCGGGACCCGCCAAGCTCGCGATCGACACCGGCGCGCCGCTGCTGCCCGTGCACTGCTGGTTCGAGGGCGACGCGTGGGGCTTCAAGGCCGAGGCGCCGATCGACGTCTCCGGCGGTATCGAGAGCGCGACCCAGAAACTGGCGGACGCCTTCGCGCGCAACATCGCCGAGCACCCCGCCGACTGGCACATGCTGCAGCCGCTGTGGGAGTCCGACTGGTCGCAGGCGCGACGTGAGCGGATCCTCGGTGCGGACGCGGAGCCCGAGGTGCGCTGA
- a CDS encoding glycosyltransferase family 4 protein: protein MRIGMICPYSFDVAGGVQAHVVDLARVLIERGHEVSVLTPSSKETVLPDFAVSSGKAVAIPYNGSVSRLSFGPKAFARLRKWIRRGEFDVLHVHEPNAPSLGMLALAIADGPIVATFHTSTEKSLVLSVFQSVLRPSHEKIRGKIAVSELARRWQMESLGSDAIEIPNGVDVRTFSDAEPLPGYPRAGKTVLFLGRYDEPRKGMAVFLEALPAIVAAQPDVEVLVIGRGDEEKLLREAGPYAGHLRLMGAVTDEEKASALRSADVYVAPNLGGESFGIVLVEAMAAGTAVVASNLNAFERVLDGGEAGRLFPVGDGAALGRTIVDLLDDDFRRAELVTHASEVVWRFDWSVVAEQVIRVYETVAVPGVVVSIPGAGSEASGPRD, encoded by the coding sequence ATGCGGATCGGGATGATCTGCCCGTACTCCTTCGACGTCGCGGGCGGAGTGCAGGCGCACGTCGTGGATCTCGCACGAGTGCTCATCGAACGCGGCCACGAGGTCTCTGTCCTCACGCCGTCGTCGAAGGAGACGGTGCTGCCCGACTTCGCCGTCTCCTCCGGCAAGGCCGTCGCGATCCCGTACAACGGCTCCGTCTCCCGGCTCTCCTTCGGGCCCAAGGCGTTCGCCCGCCTGCGCAAGTGGATTCGGCGCGGCGAGTTCGACGTGCTGCACGTGCACGAGCCGAACGCCCCGAGCCTCGGCATGCTGGCGCTGGCCATCGCCGACGGCCCGATCGTGGCGACCTTCCACACCTCCACCGAGAAGTCGCTGGTGCTCTCGGTCTTCCAGAGCGTCCTGCGCCCGTCGCACGAGAAGATCCGCGGCAAGATCGCGGTCTCCGAGCTAGCCCGTCGCTGGCAGATGGAGTCCCTCGGCTCCGACGCGATCGAGATCCCCAACGGCGTCGATGTGCGGACCTTCTCCGACGCCGAACCGCTGCCCGGTTATCCGCGCGCCGGCAAGACGGTGCTCTTCCTCGGCCGCTACGACGAGCCGCGCAAGGGCATGGCCGTCTTCCTCGAGGCGCTGCCGGCGATCGTCGCCGCGCAGCCCGACGTCGAGGTGTTGGTGATCGGCCGCGGCGACGAGGAGAAGTTGTTGCGCGAGGCCGGCCCGTACGCCGGGCACCTGCGGCTGATGGGTGCCGTCACCGACGAGGAGAAGGCCTCCGCGCTGCGCTCCGCCGACGTCTACGTCGCCCCGAACCTCGGCGGCGAGAGCTTCGGCATCGTGCTCGTCGAGGCCATGGCGGCCGGGACCGCCGTGGTCGCGAGCAACCTCAACGCCTTCGAGCGGGTGCTCGACGGGGGCGAGGCCGGGCGCCTGTTCCCGGTCGGCGACGGTGCCGCCCTCGGCCGCACCATCGTCGACCTGCTCGACGACGACTTCCGTCGCGCCGAGCTCGTCACCCACGCCTCCGAGGTGGTCTGGCGCTTCGACTGGTCCGTTGTCGCCGAGCAGGTGATCCGCGTCTACGAGACCGTCGCCGTGCCCGGCGTGGTCGTGTCGATCCCGGGCGCCGGGAGCGAAGCGAGCGGGCCCCGTGACTGA